In the Campylobacter sp. MIT 12-8780 genome, one interval contains:
- a CDS encoding AAA family ATPase: MKYQEDLKKYLANAKHLSAINRHEFVTCEHLLFALLKLSPDFKEIFEEFADADFDALENELKNHIAQKNQILNKDIEPINSVVLDDILHKLDTEPKIIDFLEELSKDERTYSKFLLEKHALNLNKIEELKTQSELENLKNFTTDLTELATKGKLDPLIGRSFELERMVQILSRRKKNNPILVGEAGVGKTAIVDGLALAITQKKVPQNLANARIFSLDISSLLSGTKYRGDFEKRLKDIVSELQKIDNAILFIDEIHTMVGAGAANESHTDMSNLLKPALSNGTLKCIGATTFMEYKNSFDKNKALSRRFAKIDVDEPSKEECLQILKGLRSTYEKYHGVKFDDEVLQACVELGKKFFTDKFLPDCAIDLLDELGASFKLEKRKASKASLKDLENTLAKMTHSHKVFELDKAKLLKNLSANLKKEIFGQDEAISSLCATLKQSYAGLKNANSPKGVFLFTGSSGVGKTELCKALAKNLGLHLERFDMSEYAEKHAISRLIGAPAGYVGYEDGGLLSNAVRKNPFSVILFDEIEKAHPDLSNTFLQIFDNASLTDSSGLRADFQNTIIVMTSNLGLKESNELGFLSKLEEKSSKAVKDFFAPEFLNRIDKIIHFNDLDDSVLEKIVQKELDEISKNLKNISIKADKKLKIYLAKKAYKKEFGVRLLKRVIAEEIGEKLSDELLFGKLKNGGLVELRLGKNDTIEFVF; the protein is encoded by the coding sequence ATGAAATACCAAGAAGATTTGAAAAAATACCTTGCTAATGCCAAGCACCTCAGTGCGATTAACCGCCATGAGTTTGTAACTTGCGAGCATTTGCTTTTTGCTCTTTTAAAGCTAAGTCCGGATTTTAAAGAAATTTTTGAAGAATTTGCAGACGCAGATTTTGACGCCCTAGAAAATGAACTAAAAAACCATATAGCCCAAAAAAATCAAATCCTAAACAAAGACATAGAACCCATAAATTCAGTTGTCTTAGATGATATCTTACATAAGCTTGACACAGAGCCAAAAATTATAGACTTCCTTGAAGAACTTAGCAAAGATGAACGCACTTATTCTAAATTTTTGCTTGAAAAACACGCTTTAAATTTAAACAAAATCGAAGAATTAAAAACTCAAAGCGAGCTTGAAAATCTTAAAAACTTCACCACAGACTTAACCGAACTTGCCACCAAAGGCAAGCTTGATCCACTCATCGGCAGAAGCTTTGAGCTCGAAAGAATGGTGCAAATCCTCTCGCGTCGCAAGAAAAACAACCCTATCTTAGTAGGCGAAGCAGGCGTTGGTAAAACAGCTATCGTTGATGGTTTAGCCTTAGCCATCACTCAAAAAAAAGTTCCACAAAACTTAGCAAATGCAAGGATTTTTAGCCTTGATATCAGCTCTTTGCTTTCTGGCACCAAATACAGAGGCGATTTTGAAAAACGTCTTAAAGATATAGTAAGCGAACTTCAAAAAATAGACAACGCCATCTTGTTTATCGATGAAATTCACACTATGGTTGGCGCTGGAGCAGCAAATGAAAGTCATACTGATATGTCAAATTTACTTAAACCCGCTCTAAGCAATGGCACACTAAAATGTATCGGTGCAACAACTTTTATGGAGTATAAAAACTCTTTTGATAAAAACAAGGCTTTAAGCAGACGCTTTGCAAAGATTGATGTTGATGAGCCAAGCAAAGAAGAATGCTTGCAAATCCTAAAAGGCTTAAGAAGCACTTATGAAAAATACCACGGCGTGAAATTTGATGATGAGGTGCTACAAGCTTGTGTAGAGCTTGGAAAGAAGTTTTTTACAGATAAGTTTTTGCCTGATTGTGCGATTGATCTGCTTGATGAGCTTGGGGCTTCTTTTAAGCTTGAAAAACGCAAAGCTAGCAAAGCAAGCCTAAAAGATCTTGAAAACACACTTGCTAAAATGACTCATTCACATAAGGTTTTTGAGCTTGATAAGGCAAAATTGCTTAAAAATTTAAGCGCTAATCTCAAAAAAGAAATTTTTGGACAAGATGAGGCTATAAGCTCACTTTGTGCGACTTTAAAACAAAGCTATGCTGGCTTAAAAAACGCAAATTCGCCAAAAGGTGTATTTTTATTTACCGGCTCAAGTGGGGTTGGAAAAACTGAGCTTTGCAAGGCTTTGGCAAAAAACCTAGGGCTGCATTTAGAACGTTTTGATATGAGTGAATATGCTGAAAAACACGCTATTTCAAGGCTTATTGGAGCTCCTGCTGGTTATGTGGGTTATGAAGATGGTGGGCTTTTAAGTAATGCGGTGCGAAAAAATCCTTTTAGCGTGATCTTATTTGATGAGATTGAAAAAGCTCATCCTGATCTTAGCAATACCTTTTTGCAGATCTTTGATAATGCAAGTTTAACTGATAGTAGTGGCTTAAGGGCTGATTTTCAAAACACCATCATCGTTATGACTTCAAATTTAGGCTTAAAAGAAAGCAATGAACTTGGCTTTTTAAGCAAGCTTGAAGAAAAAAGCTCAAAGGCTGTGAAAGACTTTTTTGCGCCAGAGTTTTTAAACAGGATCGATAAGATCATTCATTTTAATGATTTAGATGATAGTGTGCTTGAAAAGATAGTGCAAAAAGAGCTTGATGAGATCAGTAAAAATCTCAAAAATATTAGCATAAAAGCAGATAAAAAGCTTAAAATTTATCTCGCTAAAAAAGCCTATAAAAAAGAATTTGGCGTACGTCTTTTAAAACGCGTTATTGCTGAAGAAATAGGCGAAAAACTCAGCGATGAGCTTTTATTTGGCAAGCTTAAAAACGGCGGTTTAGTTGAGCTAAGGCTTGGCAAAAATGACACAATCGAGTTTGTATTCTAA
- a CDS encoding ATP-dependent Clp protease adaptor ClpS, with the protein MPKTESLEKLELSQPKMFKLLLLNDEVTTMDFVIEILMDIFHFDLDAANRLMLEIHYQGSGVCGVYTEEIALSKQKQVEQAAKIANFPLQTRIEEE; encoded by the coding sequence ATGCCAAAAACTGAAAGTCTTGAAAAGCTAGAACTTAGCCAGCCAAAGATGTTTAAGCTTTTGCTTTTAAATGATGAAGTTACGACTATGGACTTTGTGATCGAAATTTTAATGGATATTTTTCATTTTGATTTAGACGCTGCAAATCGCCTTATGCTTGAAATTCATTATCAAGGAAGCGGAGTGTGTGGAGTATATACTGAAGAGATCGCCCTTTCAAAACAAAAACAAGTTGAACAGGCTGCAAAAATAGCTAATTTTCCACTTCAAACAAGGATAGAAGAAGAATGA
- a CDS encoding TlpA disulfide reductase family protein, with product MKASYVKALFLGILSLFFIACENQEQVQNDFLFDEYQKGDEITLQSVNGGSKTLVRTQNGFVIKGEEEKIVMLDFFGTFCAPCKEEASHLTQLWKNNAKNFVLIGLTHFESVSDEAVRQFAHDFGAFYFLSNSDQNARIIAQALKDINYQNMEQLPFKVVLQNGEYQDLSDYYNNAKSVKFYLGKVPTELMQEDLNTIKEKNAKN from the coding sequence TTGAAAGCATCTTATGTAAAAGCCTTATTTTTAGGCATATTAAGCCTTTTTTTCATCGCCTGTGAAAATCAAGAACAAGTGCAAAATGACTTTTTGTTTGATGAGTATCAAAAAGGCGATGAGATCACCTTACAAAGCGTTAATGGAGGCAGTAAAACTCTTGTAAGAACTCAAAATGGTTTTGTTATCAAGGGCGAAGAAGAAAAGATTGTCATGCTTGATTTTTTTGGCACTTTTTGTGCGCCGTGCAAAGAAGAAGCAAGCCACTTAACGCAGCTTTGGAAAAATAATGCTAAGAATTTTGTTCTCATTGGCTTGACGCATTTTGAAAGCGTGAGTGATGAAGCTGTAAGGCAATTTGCTCATGATTTTGGAGCCTTTTATTTTTTAAGCAATTCAGATCAAAACGCAAGGATCATCGCTCAAGCCTTAAAAGATATAAATTATCAAAATATGGAACAACTTCCTTTTAAAGTCGTGCTTCAAAACGGAGAGTATCAAGACTTAAGCGATTATTATAACAATGCTAAAAGTGTGAAATTTTATCTTGGTAAGGTTCCAACCGAGCTTATGCAAGAGGATTTAAACACAATCAAGGAAAAAAATGCCAAAAACTGA
- the smpB gene encoding SsrA-binding protein SmpB — MKIIARNKKALFDYAILERFEAGVVLKGSEVVALRAGRANLKDSFVRVIKGELFLLNAHIAHLSTTNSHFKHEERGARKLLMHRKQIDKLFGKVSQDGLTLVVLELYFNAKNKVKASLALAKGKTLHDKREVLKKKQADLEARAALKGI; from the coding sequence ATGAAGATTATTGCGCGCAATAAAAAGGCTTTATTTGATTATGCCATACTTGAACGTTTTGAAGCTGGAGTGGTGCTTAAAGGAAGTGAAGTTGTGGCTTTAAGGGCTGGCAGAGCGAATTTAAAAGATTCTTTTGTAAGAGTGATTAAGGGCGAGCTTTTTTTACTTAATGCTCACATTGCTCATCTCAGCACAACAAATTCACATTTTAAACACGAAGAAAGAGGAGCAAGAAAGCTTTTAATGCATAGAAAACAAATCGACAAACTTTTTGGCAAGGTCTCACAAGATGGCTTAACCTTAGTCGTTTTAGAGCTGTATTTTAACGCTAAAAATAAAGTCAAAGCAAGCCTAGCCTTAGCTAAGGGCAAAACCTTGCATGATAAAAGAGAAGTTTTAAAGAAAAAACAAGCTGATCTTGAAGCAAGAGCAGCTTTGAAAGGGATATAA
- a CDS encoding 4-(cytidine 5'-diphospho)-2-C-methyl-D-erythritol kinase: MKAYAKANLFLKLVGLDERNYHLLHSRFILLEDFFDELFLSTEKSKTGFELISDFYCEDNIIFKAFNALCKAGFKNELEECFSKHSLKLIKNIPQGGGLGGGSSDAACFLMLMNETLNLKIPQEKLMQIGFSLGSDVPFFLSQYKCAHVSGTGQFITEFEDDLPKLEFIFPAIECKTPLIYQEFDHNPHDYKANEKLALKLLTLKNHELFEYKNTELNDLFTPCINLYPKMLSFMQENFFLSGSGSSVFKVV; this comes from the coding sequence ATGAAAGCATACGCTAAAGCAAATCTTTTTTTAAAACTTGTTGGACTTGATGAGAGAAATTATCATCTTTTGCACTCTCGTTTTATCTTACTTGAAGATTTTTTTGATGAGCTTTTTTTAAGCACTGAAAAATCAAAAACCGGCTTTGAGCTTATCAGTGATTTTTACTGCGAGGATAATATCATTTTTAAAGCTTTTAACGCCCTTTGCAAGGCTGGCTTTAAAAATGAGCTTGAAGAATGCTTTAGCAAACACAGCCTCAAACTCATCAAAAATATTCCTCAAGGTGGGGGACTTGGCGGAGGAAGTAGTGATGCAGCTTGTTTTTTAATGCTGATGAATGAAACTTTGAATTTAAAAATTCCTCAAGAAAAACTTATGCAAATTGGCTTTTCTTTAGGTTCTGATGTGCCGTTTTTTTTAAGTCAGTATAAATGCGCTCATGTCAGTGGCACGGGGCAGTTTATCACAGAGTTTGAAGATGATTTGCCAAAACTTGAGTTTATTTTTCCAGCTATAGAGTGCAAAACCCCTTTGATTTATCAAGAATTTGATCACAATCCACATGATTATAAAGCCAATGAAAAGCTTGCCTTAAAGCTTCTTACGCTTAAAAATCATGAGCTTTTTGAGTATAAAAATACAGAGCTTAATGATTTATTTACTCCTTGTATAAATTTGTATCCTAAAATGCTTTCTTTTATGCAAGAAAACTTTTTTTTAAGTGGTAGTGGAAGTAGCGTATTTAAGGTGGTTTGA
- the csrA gene encoding carbon storage regulator CsrA, whose translation MLILSRKENESVQIGEDIEIKIIQVSKGYVKIGIEAPKSLMILRKELIAQIKDENLHSIISSDIKLDDLSQKLKQSK comes from the coding sequence ATGTTGATTTTATCAAGAAAAGAAAATGAAAGCGTACAAATTGGCGAGGATATAGAAATCAAAATCATTCAAGTGAGTAAGGGCTATGTTAAGATAGGCATAGAAGCACCAAAGTCTTTAATGATACTAAGAAAAGAGCTTATCGCACAGATTAAAGATGAAAACCTACACTCTATCATCAGCTCTGATATCAAACTTGATGATCTGAGTCAAAAGTTAAAGCAAAGCAAATGA
- the truB gene encoding tRNA pseudouridine(55) synthase TruB — MNKLFVAYKPANISSNAFLSTLKKKYKVKKAGFSGTLDPFAKGVLIIAFNQYTKLFRFLDKTPKRYKATIWLGASSKSLDKHNITELSLPLAFSKEQIKNALIKGELEFIPPQFSAKRVQGKRAYELAKRGEKAELKTCKMYIYECKMLHYMHPFLSIELSVSEGAYVRSYCEIIASRLGVKATLSALERLSEGKFVYNDEKSLNVLEYLNLKQNSLLDINKLENGTKISLDELEIQDEGEYFIEDKDFFSVIAIKDKKVKYLLNKVEKC; from the coding sequence ATGAATAAACTTTTTGTAGCATATAAACCAGCAAATATTAGCTCAAACGCCTTTTTAAGCACCTTAAAGAAAAAATACAAAGTCAAAAAAGCAGGCTTTTCAGGCACGCTTGATCCCTTCGCAAAAGGTGTTTTAATCATCGCTTTTAACCAATACACCAAACTCTTCCGCTTTTTAGACAAAACACCCAAGCGTTACAAAGCGACAATCTGGCTAGGAGCAAGCTCAAAAAGCCTTGATAAACACAACATCACAGAATTAAGCTTGCCTTTAGCCTTTAGCAAAGAGCAGATCAAAAACGCACTTATCAAAGGCGAGCTTGAGTTTATCCCACCGCAATTTAGCGCAAAAAGAGTGCAAGGAAAAAGAGCTTATGAGCTTGCCAAAAGAGGCGAAAAAGCTGAGCTTAAAACATGCAAAATGTATATTTATGAGTGTAAAATGCTGCATTATATGCACCCTTTTTTAAGCATAGAACTTAGTGTTAGTGAGGGTGCGTATGTGCGTTCATATTGTGAGATTATCGCTTCAAGGCTTGGCGTAAAAGCTACTTTAAGCGCACTTGAAAGGCTAAGTGAGGGAAAATTTGTATATAATGATGAAAAAAGCTTAAATGTGCTAGAATACTTAAATTTAAAACAAAACTCGCTTTTGGATATAAATAAGCTTGAAAATGGCACAAAAATCAGTCTTGATGAGCTTGAAATTCAAGATGAAGGCGAGTATTTTATCGAGGATAAAGACTTTTTTAGTGTGATTGCTATCAAAGATAAAAAGGTAAAATATCTTTTAAATAAGGTGGAAAAATGTTGA
- a CDS encoding ATP-dependent helicase, protein MKLFEGLNESQKEAASHLEGAMLILAGAGSGKTKTITTRLAYLIDEVGIDASQSLTLTFTNKAANVMKSRALALIQKQKLASPLLCTFHKFGLLFLRLHIEKLGRKNDFLIIDSEDKKRIVKELVNEDKKLSSTTLSAYISKLKNEATSVEDFFKDLELLKNQNPNPAALEELARVYKLYEAFLLQNNLVDFDDLLLLTSQILNADEVFKKEQSRHYQYIMVDEYQDTNALQYAILQSLCATHQNIVVVGDDDQSIYAWRGARIENILNFQKQFDKVKLVKLEHNYRSSSQILKAANTLIANNETRLGKTLISTKDEGEEVQIIENFDEKAEASYIASKIKKLLLQGIKASEIALLYRVNALSRSLEEAFMREKIPFKILSGIRFYERAEIKDMISYLRLIHNPHDDFSFKRIINRPKRGFGNKALEKLENLAKTQKISLFQALQSTLDTNFFSAKLNEELKKFANELQGLRELSQNTDLKTLFASFEKSFGLKEYYENLIDGEDRVQNMDEFFASLKEKARDYESLDDILNEISLLSDQDDLEGESVFLMSIHASKGLEFDYVFIIGLEEGFFPLQNDINELEEERRLAYVAITRAKKGLFLSYTHSRFFRGSRAQIHKSRFLDEITNENKDKKEEPKNAEFKKGDLIKHKIFGIGRVISVSNKGELKLGINFGGIERTLLASFVEKIS, encoded by the coding sequence ATGAAACTCTTTGAAGGGCTAAATGAAAGCCAAAAAGAAGCTGCAAGCCATCTTGAAGGAGCTATGCTTATCCTAGCTGGAGCAGGCTCTGGAAAAACTAAAACTATCACCACTCGCCTAGCTTATCTAATCGATGAAGTAGGCATTGACGCAAGCCAAAGCCTAACTTTAACCTTCACAAACAAAGCTGCAAATGTGATGAAAAGTAGAGCCTTAGCACTCATTCAAAAACAAAAGCTTGCTAGTCCCTTGCTTTGCACTTTTCATAAATTTGGGCTTTTATTTTTAAGGCTTCATATAGAAAAACTTGGGCGCAAGAATGATTTTTTAATCATTGATAGCGAGGATAAAAAACGCATTGTAAAAGAACTGGTTAATGAAGATAAAAAGCTTTCAAGCACAACTTTGAGTGCATATATCTCAAAGCTTAAAAACGAAGCTACAAGCGTGGAGGATTTTTTTAAAGACTTAGAACTCCTTAAAAACCAAAATCCAAACCCAGCCGCTCTTGAAGAACTCGCACGGGTGTATAAACTCTATGAGGCTTTTTTACTGCAAAATAATCTTGTGGATTTTGATGATTTATTGCTTTTAACAAGTCAAATTTTAAATGCTGATGAAGTCTTTAAAAAAGAGCAAAGTAGGCATTATCAATACATAATGGTTGATGAGTATCAAGATACAAATGCCTTACAATACGCCATCTTACAAAGTCTTTGCGCAACACATCAAAATATAGTCGTTGTGGGCGATGATGATCAAAGCATTTATGCATGGCGTGGAGCAAGGATAGAAAATATTTTAAATTTCCAAAAGCAATTTGATAAGGTTAAGCTCGTTAAACTAGAGCATAATTACCGCTCAAGTTCTCAAATTCTAAAAGCTGCAAACACCTTGATAGCCAACAATGAAACAAGGCTAGGAAAAACACTCATCAGCACCAAAGATGAGGGCGAAGAAGTGCAAATCATAGAAAATTTTGATGAAAAAGCTGAAGCTAGTTATATCGCTTCAAAGATCAAAAAACTTCTCTTACAAGGCATAAAAGCAAGCGAAATCGCCCTACTTTACAGAGTAAATGCCCTTTCTCGCTCACTTGAAGAAGCTTTTATGCGCGAGAAAATCCCTTTTAAGATACTTAGCGGAATTCGTTTTTATGAAAGAGCTGAGATTAAAGATATGATCTCTTATCTTAGACTTATTCACAATCCTCACGATGACTTTTCATTTAAACGCATTATCAACCGCCCAAAACGAGGCTTTGGCAACAAGGCTTTAGAAAAACTTGAAAATTTAGCCAAAACTCAAAAAATCTCGCTTTTTCAAGCCTTACAAAGCACACTTGATACGAATTTTTTCAGTGCAAAGCTCAATGAAGAATTAAAAAAATTTGCAAATGAACTTCAAGGCTTGCGTGAATTAAGCCAAAACACAGATTTAAAGACTTTATTTGCAAGTTTTGAAAAAAGCTTTGGCTTAAAGGAGTATTATGAAAACCTCATTGATGGCGAGGATAGAGTGCAAAATATGGACGAGTTTTTTGCTAGTCTTAAAGAAAAAGCAAGAGATTATGAAAGCCTAGATGATATACTCAATGAAATTTCTTTGCTTAGCGATCAAGATGATTTGGAAGGTGAAAGTGTTTTTTTGATGAGCATACACGCAAGCAAGGGGCTTGAGTTTGATTATGTTTTTATCATAGGGCTTGAGGAAGGCTTTTTTCCTTTACAAAATGACATAAACGAGCTTGAAGAAGAGCGAAGGCTTGCGTATGTAGCCATCACAAGAGCTAAAAAAGGCTTATTTTTAAGCTATACTCACTCAAGATTTTTTAGAGGCTCAAGAGCACAAATTCACAAAAGTAGATTTTTAGATGAAATCACAAATGAAAACAAAGATAAAAAAGAAGAGCCAAAAAATGCCGAATTTAAAAAAGGCGATTTAATCAAACACAAAATTTTTGGCATAGGCAGGGTTATAAGCGTATCAAATAAAGGCGAATTAAAACTTGGTATAAATTTTGGCGGTATAGAACGCACCTTGCTTGCTTCTTTTGTGGAAAAAATTTCATGA